From Bacteroidota bacterium, the proteins below share one genomic window:
- a CDS encoding SAM-dependent methyltransferase — protein sequence MFPSNQDISSSTIEPGSFRDPSGFIFTFEEEIYRAIAPSYFEHFSLFTNSGLYKSLLEKKLIIEHVDKEKFLVNGFPEYKIIKAKQIPFVSYPYEWSFSQLKDAALLTLEIQKESLKHQMILKDASAYNVQFNGSQPVFIDTLSFEKYKECEPWKAYGQFCRHFLAPLALMSYTSVELSKLLADYIDGIPLELASLLLPRRAKFLNSGIAMHIAVHARMEKNYSSTNSAQRSKINLPKKKLLALLQHLEECISGLQLKKRKSSWLSYNSDNSYSKEAVQHKEKTISNWLKKIKPEMVWDVGCNTGKFSLLASNHSDYVLAMDADDYCMENFYCELKKAGNKKILPLKIDLSNPSPSLGWANEERKNISQRGKADALLALALLHHLRIGNNVPFAHIANYFSVLAQNLIIEFIPKDDGMIHKMLKTREDIFSDYTEENFRNAFETYFTIHEREALHDSGRILYLMNKK from the coding sequence ATGTTTCCTTCTAATCAAGATATATCTTCTTCTACAATTGAGCCGGGTTCGTTTCGAGACCCATCAGGTTTTATCTTCACATTTGAAGAAGAAATTTACCGGGCAATCGCTCCCTCCTATTTTGAACACTTTTCTCTCTTTACAAATTCAGGATTATATAAATCTTTGCTCGAAAAAAAATTAATCATTGAACATGTTGACAAAGAAAAATTTTTAGTGAATGGATTTCCAGAATACAAAATAATAAAAGCCAAACAAATTCCATTTGTTTCTTATCCGTATGAATGGAGTTTTTCGCAATTGAAAGATGCTGCATTGCTTACGCTTGAAATTCAGAAAGAATCTTTGAAGCATCAAATGATTCTCAAAGATGCATCGGCATACAATGTGCAGTTCAACGGCTCGCAGCCGGTTTTTATTGATACGCTGTCGTTTGAAAAATACAAGGAATGCGAACCGTGGAAAGCATACGGACAATTCTGCCGGCATTTTCTTGCACCGCTGGCGCTGATGAGTTATACCTCTGTGGAACTTTCAAAACTGCTTGCAGATTACATAGATGGAATTCCTCTTGAACTTGCTTCTTTACTTCTTCCCCGCAGGGCGAAATTTCTGAACAGCGGAATTGCCATGCACATTGCCGTTCATGCAAGAATGGAAAAAAACTATTCCTCGACTAATTCCGCCCAGCGTTCAAAAATTAATTTGCCGAAAAAAAAACTTCTTGCCCTGCTTCAGCATCTGGAAGAATGTATAAGCGGTTTACAACTTAAAAAAAGAAAAAGCAGTTGGCTTAGTTACAACAGCGATAATTCGTATTCAAAAGAAGCAGTGCAGCATAAGGAAAAAACAATTTCAAATTGGCTGAAGAAAATAAAACCGGAAATGGTTTGGGATGTAGGATGCAACACCGGAAAATTTTCTTTGCTCGCTTCCAATCATTCTGACTATGTTTTGGCAATGGATGCGGATGATTATTGCATGGAAAATTTTTACTGCGAATTAAAAAAAGCAGGCAATAAAAAAATTCTTCCGTTAAAAATAGATTTGTCAAATCCTTCTCCCTCTCTCGGCTGGGCGAACGAAGAAAGAAAAAACATTTCACAGCGCGGAAAAGCGGATGCATTGCTGGCGTTGGCTCTTTTGCATCATCTGCGGATTGGGAACAATGTTCCTTTCGCGCATATTGCAAACTATTTTTCTGTTCTCGCACAAAATTTAATTATCGAATTCATTCCGAAAGATGACGGCATGATTCATAAAATGCTCAAAACCCGGGAAGATATTTTTTCGGATTACACGGAAGAAAATTTCAGAAATGCTTTTGAAACATATTTTACCATTCACGAACGGGAAGCATTACACGATTCCGGAAGAATTCTTTATCTCATGAATAAAAAGTGA
- a CDS encoding glycosyltransferase: MKVDHKNILVLTYWSYNDALVQTYTLPYVRIIRKTISPKNKLYLVTFDSINYRIDKEEEEEIKQKLLDERIMWIRFRYFPLSIKSILFSPFQFLKLLTICIAQKINFIHAWCTPAGAIGYILSKITGASLMIDSYEPHAEAMVENGTWQKNSFAFKLLFYFEKKISHHASILIAASSGMEKYAEEKYNLKNKKIYVKPACVDLNLFNRKKKSPENILPELKNKIVCIYAGKFGGIYLEKEVFDFLKTAAYYWKNNFAALILTNTAREKIKKLCEEAGLNPELIVSRFVPHNEIPAYMAMADFAINPVKPVPTKRYCTSIKDGEYWATGLPVVITKNISDDSALIEQNDIGYVLKELSAQEYLNAVKKIDLLFINNSSQEIRNTAEKYRNFKIAETVYQEIYAK; encoded by the coding sequence ATGAAAGTGGATCATAAAAATATTCTTGTATTAACTTACTGGAGCTACAATGATGCATTGGTTCAAACTTACACGCTTCCCTATGTCAGGATAATCAGAAAAACTATTTCTCCAAAAAACAAATTATACTTAGTAACTTTTGACAGCATTAATTACAGGATAGATAAAGAAGAAGAAGAAGAAATAAAGCAGAAATTATTGGACGAAAGAATCATGTGGATTCGGTTCCGGTATTTTCCATTAAGTATAAAATCAATTTTATTTTCACCTTTTCAGTTTTTAAAACTTTTGACAATATGTATTGCTCAGAAAATAAATTTCATTCATGCATGGTGCACTCCTGCAGGAGCAATCGGATATATTCTTTCAAAAATAACTGGCGCATCACTTATGATTGACAGTTACGAACCGCATGCAGAAGCAATGGTGGAAAACGGCACATGGCAGAAAAATTCTTTTGCATTCAAACTGCTTTTTTATTTTGAAAAAAAAATATCGCATCATGCTTCCATTCTGATTGCTGCCAGCAGCGGAATGGAAAAGTATGCAGAAGAAAAATATAATCTGAAAAACAAAAAAATATATGTTAAGCCCGCCTGCGTTGACTTGAATTTATTTAACCGGAAAAAAAAATCACCTGAAAATATATTGCCTGAATTGAAAAATAAAATCGTTTGCATTTATGCAGGCAAATTCGGTGGAATATACCTCGAAAAAGAAGTATTTGATTTTTTAAAAACGGCTGCGTATTACTGGAAAAATAATTTTGCCGCGCTCATTCTTACAAACACTGCGCGGGAAAAAATAAAAAAGTTATGTGAAGAAGCAGGATTAAATCCTGAATTGATTGTTAGCCGCTTTGTACCACACAACGAAATACCTGCATACATGGCAATGGCTGATTTTGCAATTAATCCGGTTAAACCGGTTCCGACAAAACGCTATTGCACCTCCATCAAAGATGGAGAATACTGGGCAACGGGATTGCCGGTGGTGATTACAAAAAACATTTCAGATGATTCGGCTCTTATCGAGCAGAATGATATTGGGTATGTATTAAAAGAATTAAGTGCACAGGAATATTTGAATGCAGTAAAAAAAATTGATTTGCTTTTTATAAATAATTCTTCTCAGGAAATTAGAAATACTGCAGAAAAATATAGAAACTTTAAGATTGCTGAAACTGTATATCAGGAGATTTATGCAAAGTAA
- a CDS encoding N-acetyl sugar amidotransferase produces MKNPFFSIVIPTYNLASFLPDTINSILQQTFSNYEIIIIDDGSTDNTKEVLKPYIEKHSHLKYFWQENQRQGAARNNGIRKADGEYIVFFDHDDLMLADYLTILYQKINELNKPNFIAAKYEHQRNNKRFPSSLQKLKEGWYNVELFLRGDPLACHFCIKNKNTSLKLFEERREYATMEDWMFLVQNINNNKIYLINKTAVLMNEHPNQSMHNNTKVISARMLAMEWIIEKKILNNEQKKKMQGYSFFFCAIHSYLDSNRRKAFNYLFRSIKYNIPTYKTFLLFIKIIVGRKNIVQLKLFFNLLSSVFSKQEKPIKNMVAKKYQQCKRCVMDTTDAEIVFDESGYCNHCTDLIEKISKLPFNSKNSDKRLAQLIKKIKQSGKNKQYDCVLGLSGGSDSCYAAYLANQYGLRVLAVHMDNGWNTEISVNNIKNIVEKLGLSYHCHILDWDEFKDIQLAFLKASVHEIETPTDIAMQGVFHKIAAKYNIKYIISGGNYATEGILPKSWHYNAKDLKYLKSIYNKFGNKKLKTFPTFNALQEIYYKYVKGIRIIYLLNYFPYNKIDSMKILEEKLGWKYYGKKHHESTFTGFVQSYLLPEKFKIDYRLSTSSSKICSGLKTREESLHELAQKPYVSENIAEEKEYISKKLGINIEEFNAMIMLPPKTYKDYPNTQKKLEFIYKIYRMLNR; encoded by the coding sequence ATGAAAAATCCATTCTTCTCCATAGTGATTCCGACCTACAACCTCGCTTCATTTTTGCCTGATACAATCAATAGCATCCTGCAACAAACTTTTTCAAACTACGAAATAATAATTATTGACGATGGCAGCACCGACAACACAAAAGAAGTGCTCAAACCGTATATTGAAAAACATTCTCACCTGAAATATTTCTGGCAGGAAAATCAGAGACAAGGCGCTGCGCGAAACAATGGCATAAGGAAAGCAGATGGAGAGTACATTGTTTTTTTTGACCATGACGATTTGATGCTGGCGGATTATCTAACTATCTTGTATCAAAAAATAAATGAATTAAACAAGCCCAATTTCATTGCTGCAAAATATGAACACCAGCGAAATAACAAACGATTTCCTTCATCATTGCAGAAGTTGAAAGAGGGATGGTATAATGTTGAACTGTTTTTACGGGGTGATCCCCTTGCTTGTCATTTTTGTATTAAAAACAAAAATACTTCCCTGAAATTATTTGAAGAGCGAAGAGAATATGCAACGATGGAAGATTGGATGTTTCTTGTTCAAAATATTAATAACAACAAAATTTATTTGATTAACAAAACAGCAGTATTGATGAATGAGCATCCGAATCAGTCAATGCATAATAACACCAAAGTCATTTCAGCGCGGATGCTTGCAATGGAATGGATTATTGAAAAAAAAATTCTGAATAATGAGCAAAAGAAAAAAATGCAGGGCTATTCTTTTTTCTTTTGCGCCATTCACAGTTATTTGGATAGCAACCGAAGAAAGGCATTCAACTATTTATTCCGTTCAATAAAATATAATATACCCACTTATAAAACTTTTCTTCTTTTTATCAAAATTATAGTTGGCAGAAAAAATATTGTTCAATTAAAATTATTTTTTAATTTGCTTTCTTCTGTTTTTTCAAAACAAGAAAAGCCGATAAAAAATATGGTTGCTAAAAAATATCAGCAATGTAAAAGATGTGTAATGGATACTACTGATGCTGAAATTGTTTTTGATGAAAGCGGTTATTGCAATCATTGTACTGATTTAATTGAAAAAATATCTAAACTTCCCTTCAATAGTAAAAACAGCGATAAGAGACTGGCTCAACTGATAAAAAAGATTAAACAATCAGGTAAAAATAAACAATACGATTGTGTATTGGGTCTCAGCGGTGGCAGCGACAGTTGCTACGCTGCCTATCTCGCCAACCAATATGGATTACGAGTTCTCGCAGTTCATATGGATAACGGCTGGAATACAGAAATATCAGTTAATAATATCAAGAATATTGTTGAGAAACTTGGCTTAAGTTATCACTGCCATATTTTGGACTGGGATGAATTTAAAGATATTCAGTTAGCATTTTTAAAAGCATCAGTTCATGAAATAGAAACTCCCACTGATATTGCCATGCAAGGGGTGTTTCATAAAATTGCCGCAAAGTATAATATAAAATACATCATAAGCGGAGGCAACTATGCCACGGAAGGAATTCTTCCTAAAAGCTGGCACTATAATGCCAAAGACCTGAAATATTTAAAATCAATTTACAACAAGTTTGGAAACAAAAAACTAAAAACTTTTCCAACATTCAACGCTTTACAGGAAATATATTATAAGTACGTAAAAGGAATTCGCATTATCTATTTGCTGAATTATTTTCCCTATAATAAAATAGATTCGATGAAAATTCTTGAAGAAAAATTAGGTTGGAAATATTATGGAAAAAAACACCATGAATCTACTTTCACCGGATTCGTGCAATCATATCTTTTACCTGAAAAATTCAAGATAGATTATCGGCTGTCAACTTCTTCCTCTAAGATATGTTCAGGATTAAAAACCCGGGAGGAATCATTGCATGAACTTGCTCAAAAACCGTATGTCTCAGAAAATATAGCCGAAGAAAAAGAATATATAAGCAAAAAATTAGGAATAAACATTGAAGAGTTTAATGCAATGATTATGTTGCCACCCAAAACATACAAGGACTATCCCAACACTCAGAAAAAACTGGAATTCATTTACAAAATTTACCGAATGCTAAATAGATAG
- a CDS encoding sulfatase-like hydrolase/transferase has translation MNRFLKNIPFHFFLVVPAFIFFLYVHNFHVTTFRSTLRSYEVALMVSAGIFLISYASLKKDKHKAGAVTIFLMLVLFFYGFLYDVAEKLFYKGWWPFSEIHRYLLIAIFSCTGLLWYFLFRTKRTFKSLTFSLNVFVVVLFAINFFRLTTSLGKAENKFNVGPEKKILPFRDSLPDIYYIILDGYANDSMLSEVYHYPHNSLTNYLAEKKFLIASGSRTNYISTFPSLASSLNYSYIDSLLEEIQNKKNFIYENRVSAYLKNKGYEIVHVRSGFSVTRENYFADTIIALNNLSEFERTLLRYTALRLDDLFGYARYKTLKEQLSVMYDVFKVKSPKYVFVHIVSPHPPYVCDENGKFKTSKRVVNIWWEPKEDYLQQLKYINKEIINFTSEIFRQSKINPILIIQSDHGPWIQSNSFQTIYNTRSMILNAYYIPYGWKKNIYSSITPVNSFRIIFNGLFNDSLSILKDVPLDSMYVKNNMNSNLVIRE, from the coding sequence GTGAATCGTTTTTTGAAAAATATTCCCTTTCATTTTTTCCTTGTTGTTCCTGCATTTATATTTTTTTTATATGTACACAATTTTCATGTAACTACTTTCAGAAGCACGCTGAGAAGTTATGAAGTGGCGCTGATGGTTTCGGCAGGAATATTTTTGATTTCATACGCATCTCTTAAAAAAGACAAACACAAAGCCGGAGCGGTTACAATTTTCCTGATGCTGGTTTTATTTTTTTACGGATTCCTCTATGACGTGGCGGAAAAATTATTTTACAAGGGATGGTGGCCCTTTTCCGAAATTCACCGCTACCTGCTTATTGCAATTTTTAGTTGCACCGGCTTGCTCTGGTATTTTCTCTTCCGGACAAAACGAACTTTTAAATCACTCACTTTTTCACTAAATGTTTTTGTAGTAGTCCTGTTTGCAATTAATTTTTTTCGACTCACAACTTCTTTGGGTAAAGCAGAAAATAAATTTAATGTGGGTCCGGAAAAAAAGATTTTACCATTCAGGGATTCTCTCCCCGATATTTACTATATCATTCTCGATGGCTATGCGAATGATTCCATGCTTTCGGAAGTTTATCATTACCCGCATAATTCCCTTACTAACTATTTGGCTGAAAAAAAATTTCTCATCGCCTCAGGCAGCCGCACCAATTACATATCCACTTTTCCTTCGCTGGCTTCTTCGCTCAATTATTCTTACATAGACAGTTTGCTGGAGGAAATTCAGAATAAAAAAAATTTTATTTATGAAAACAGGGTTTCCGCTTACCTGAAAAACAAGGGCTATGAAATTGTGCACGTGCGCTCAGGTTTTTCGGTTACGCGCGAAAATTATTTTGCCGATACAATTATTGCTCTCAACAACCTGAGCGAATTTGAAAGAACCCTGCTGCGTTATACTGCGCTTCGCCTCGATGATTTGTTTGGCTACGCACGCTATAAAACATTGAAAGAACAATTATCGGTAATGTATGATGTCTTTAAGGTGAAAAGTCCGAAATATGTTTTTGTGCATATCGTTTCTCCGCATCCTCCGTATGTCTGCGATGAAAACGGAAAATTCAAAACCAGCAAACGAGTTGTGAATATTTGGTGGGAGCCGAAAGAAGATTATTTGCAGCAACTAAAATATATTAATAAAGAAATAATAAATTTTACTTCGGAAATTTTCAGACAGAGCAAAATAAATCCGATATTAATTATTCAATCTGACCATGGTCCTTGGATTCAGTCAAACTCTTTTCAAACTATTTATAACACAAGAAGCATGATTCTGAATGCCTATTACATTCCTTACGGATGGAAGAAAAATATTTATTCTTCCATAACACCGGTAAATTCTTTTCGGATTATCTTTAACGGATTATTCAATGATTCTCTTTCCATCCTTAAAGATGTTCCTTTGGATTCAATGTATGTAAAAAATAATATGAATTCAAACCTCGTTATCCGGGAATAA
- a CDS encoding PD40 domain-containing protein, which translates to MNSYKSFLNRILLATFFLSAFVILSEVEESFSQPLSKSQFRQYFTQGNLMMMDNFPDTAVRTFLTLYKADASNANVNYKIGLCYLRIPSQKLKSIPYLENAIKQTNGAYREDDPSEKNAPEDALYYLGQAYHYAYRFDEAIEKFKQFREIIGKWNLNLVKEVDHWIEVSENAKQLTMHPVECTITNLGDSVNSEFADYSPCITADESELILTSRREGTGGPDNKTIDDLFFEDIFICKNAGLGTWTKAKGISRTINTDGNEASIGLSADGQQLYVYRDDNGDGNIYISKLDGDYWNAPYKLDAGNVNTASWEPSACISADGNTMYFVSNRSGGFGGRDIYKCHRLQNRGWSEAENLGPTINTPYDEDAPFIHPDGITLFFSSTGHNSMGGFDVFYSTKVSDKVWTKPINMGYPINTTDDDIYFVSSSDGRRAYYSSFRPGGKGEKDIYMVTMPKPFVLSVAILVGYLKYKNGTPIPKYSSVTVKNSKGENFSSHPNEATGKFLTSLIPNQEYEITVEVNTKKVFSDKFFLPEDSSYQNLGRGFFMDTIYIGDTTRLFSRGKVKIDTTVKIKMVALDGKLLFGKNPEDIAANVTLHLLNSAGNEIASAVTDSKGKFMFSNVPEGQKFIIKIDENDPVLSAHQQFYLAADNGQVLVPSVKEERFFLFKNISPDYNKLSSLTAVDHTPVLASMKGKISLSDDRKKSASKITVALLDKEGKVVQSKTTDNTGKFSFDNIDSEKNYTLSIKDSSHAIKNNIYLLNEKQEIIRTANKVGDYFIFENLPTDLNKLSALSMVDSTRFIAMKGKMLKSTEADDGIRNLIVTLSDSKGKMQQVKTDSTGGFKFDKLSADKNYSLKLNEKDSALKGINKVYLANEEGKAVKVVYIGKGNSFSNLPANLMKMEVMKVKEVASVSTAPKENLNVINKEVKFPGDEKFDFVIYFPYNKKEIDVSISSYIAMLDKLSKSINEYGKTTVTIFASASKVPTTMFGDNNKLAGERSKEIKDRIHASISFKNLDENKITFEAEERVQGPDYKNDAVANKKEYEKWQFVKVIVK; encoded by the coding sequence ATGAATTCTTATAAAAGTTTTTTAAACCGTATTTTACTTGCTACTTTTTTTCTTTCTGCGTTTGTCATTCTGAGCGAAGTCGAAGAATCTTTTTCCCAGCCCCTTTCCAAAAGCCAGTTCAGGCAGTATTTTACACAGGGAAACCTGATGATGATGGATAATTTTCCCGATACTGCCGTGCGCACATTTCTTACGCTCTACAAAGCCGATGCCAGCAACGCCAACGTGAATTATAAAATCGGGCTTTGCTATCTCCGCATTCCTTCGCAAAAATTAAAATCAATTCCCTATCTCGAAAATGCCATCAAGCAAACCAATGGCGCTTACCGCGAAGATGACCCAAGCGAAAAAAATGCTCCCGAAGATGCGCTCTACTATTTAGGTCAGGCATATCATTACGCTTACCGCTTTGACGAAGCCATTGAAAAGTTCAAACAGTTTCGTGAAATCATCGGCAAATGGAATCTGAATCTTGTAAAAGAAGTTGACCACTGGATTGAAGTGAGCGAAAATGCAAAGCAACTCACTATGCATCCGGTAGAATGCACCATCACCAACCTTGGCGACAGCGTGAATTCTGAATTTGCCGATTACAGCCCCTGCATCACTGCCGATGAATCGGAATTGATTCTTACTTCGCGCAGAGAAGGAACCGGAGGTCCCGATAACAAAACCATTGACGATTTATTTTTCGAAGACATTTTCATTTGCAAAAATGCCGGGCTTGGAACGTGGACGAAAGCAAAAGGAATCAGCCGCACCATTAACACCGATGGAAACGAAGCATCCATCGGGCTTTCGGCAGACGGGCAGCAACTTTATGTTTACCGCGATGACAACGGTGATGGAAATATTTACATCAGCAAACTCGATGGCGATTACTGGAACGCTCCCTATAAATTAGATGCGGGCAACGTAAACACTGCTTCATGGGAGCCGAGCGCCTGCATCAGTGCCGATGGAAACACCATGTATTTTGTGAGCAACCGCTCAGGAGGTTTTGGCGGAAGAGATATTTATAAATGCCATCGCCTGCAGAACCGCGGCTGGAGCGAAGCGGAAAATCTTGGGCCCACCATCAACACTCCTTACGATGAAGATGCGCCCTTCATTCATCCTGACGGAATCACGCTTTTCTTTTCTTCCACCGGCCATAATTCCATGGGAGGATTTGATGTGTTTTATTCCACCAAAGTTTCTGATAAGGTTTGGACGAAGCCCATCAACATGGGTTATCCCATCAACACCACTGATGATGATATTTATTTTGTTTCTTCTTCGGACGGAAGGCGCGCGTATTATTCTTCGTTCCGACCCGGGGGAAAAGGCGAAAAAGATATTTACATGGTAACCATGCCGAAGCCCTTTGTGCTTTCGGTAGCAATTTTAGTCGGCTATCTGAAATATAAAAACGGAACTCCCATTCCGAAATATTCTTCCGTAACGGTGAAAAATTCCAAAGGAGAAAATTTTTCAAGCCATCCGAATGAAGCCACCGGAAAATTTCTCACTTCGTTAATTCCCAATCAGGAATATGAAATAACTGTCGAGGTGAATACTAAAAAAGTTTTCAGCGATAAATTTTTTCTTCCCGAAGACAGTTCGTACCAGAATTTGGGAAGAGGATTTTTCATGGATACCATTTACATAGGAGACACTACCCGTTTATTCTCCCGCGGAAAAGTGAAAATTGACACCACCGTTAAAATAAAAATGGTGGCGCTCGATGGAAAACTTTTGTTCGGAAAAAATCCGGAAGACATTGCCGCCAATGTTACGCTTCACCTGCTGAACTCTGCCGGAAATGAAATTGCATCGGCAGTCACCGACAGCAAAGGAAAATTTATGTTCAGCAATGTTCCCGAAGGGCAGAAATTTATTATTAAGATTGACGAGAACGACCCGGTTCTTTCTGCGCACCAGCAGTTTTACTTAGCCGCAGACAACGGGCAGGTGCTTGTTCCATCCGTGAAAGAAGAACGGTTTTTTCTCTTCAAAAATATTTCGCCCGATTACAACAAACTTTCGTCTCTTACAGCCGTTGACCACACGCCCGTTCTCGCCAGCATGAAGGGAAAAATTTCATTGAGCGATGATAGAAAAAAATCTGCCTCAAAAATAACTGTGGCATTACTCGATAAAGAAGGAAAAGTTGTGCAGTCAAAAACTACGGACAATACAGGAAAATTTTCATTCGATAATATTGACAGCGAAAAAAATTATACGCTCTCCATTAAAGATTCGTCTCACGCAATTAAAAATAATATTTACCTGCTGAATGAGAAGCAGGAAATCATCCGCACGGCAAACAAAGTGGGCGACTATTTTATTTTTGAAAACCTGCCCACCGATTTGAATAAACTCAGCGCCCTATCAATGGTTGATTCCACGAGGTTCATTGCCATGAAAGGAAAAATGCTGAAGAGCACTGAAGCCGATGACGGAATACGGAATCTCATAGTTACCCTTTCCGATTCAAAAGGAAAAATGCAACAGGTAAAAACTGACAGTACCGGAGGATTTAAGTTTGACAAACTTTCTGCCGATAAAAATTATTCTCTCAAATTAAATGAAAAAGATTCCGCGCTGAAAGGGATAAATAAAGTTTATCTCGCCAATGAAGAAGGCAAGGCGGTGAAAGTGGTGTATATCGGGAAAGGAAATTCATTCAGCAATCTTCCCGCCAACCTGATGAAGATGGAAGTGATGAAAGTAAAAGAAGTGGCTTCTGTTTCCACCGCGCCAAAAGAAAACCTGAATGTGATTAACAAGGAAGTGAAATTCCCCGGAGATGAAAAATTTGACTTCGTGATTTATTTCCCCTACAACAAAAAAGAAATTGATGTTTCCATTTCTTCTTACATTGCCATGCTCGA
- a CDS encoding NAD(P)-dependent oxidoreductase: MKRKIFITGINGFLGTYLAKTYDKGKYILYGSHYNQGEKKPKNLLHYNFLDVSDKKNVCAELDEKNPDIVIHTAGISNVDLSEKNPSLCYNITVGGTKNIADWCKLNHKQLVYCSSNAIFSGDGAPYGETSLPYPVNIYGMHKYIAESIASTVNSHLIFRIILMYGWNYNTRMNPVTYIIKSLREGKKLSMVENSSYINPLYINSCCDGIWQAIALKKDREIYHLAGKDRCDRYNLALTTAEVFGLDRSLISPVPDNYFSSLAKRPYDTSYATAKAEKELGFKLLTLKEGLSLMKQEEKK; encoded by the coding sequence ATGAAGAGAAAAATATTCATAACCGGGATAAATGGATTTTTGGGAACATATCTTGCCAAAACATACGATAAGGGGAAATATATTTTATATGGAAGTCACTATAATCAAGGCGAGAAAAAACCTAAAAATTTATTGCATTATAATTTTTTAGATGTATCAGATAAAAAAAATGTGTGCGCTGAATTAGATGAAAAGAATCCGGATATTGTTATACATACAGCCGGTATTAGTAATGTTGACCTATCAGAAAAAAATCCTTCTCTATGTTATAATATTACAGTTGGCGGCACTAAAAATATTGCCGACTGGTGCAAGTTAAATCATAAACAATTAGTTTATTGTTCCAGTAATGCAATATTTTCCGGAGATGGAGCTCCATACGGAGAAACATCGTTGCCATATCCGGTAAATATATATGGCATGCATAAATATATTGCTGAAAGCATTGCCTCCACCGTAAATTCTCATTTAATATTCAGGATTATTCTTATGTATGGTTGGAATTATAATACAAGAATGAATCCGGTAACATATATAATTAAATCATTGCGTGAAGGCAAAAAACTATCAATGGTTGAAAATTCATCTTATATAAATCCCTTATATATTAATTCCTGCTGTGATGGAATATGGCAAGCCATTGCTTTAAAAAAAGATAGGGAAATATACCATTTGGCAGGCAAAGACAGATGCGATAGATATAACTTAGCGTTAACTACAGCAGAAGTTTTTGGTTTAGACCGAAGTTTAATATCTCCCGTTCCTGATAATTATTTTTCATCCTTAGCAAAAAGACCTTATGATACTTCTTATGCTACAGCAAAGGCAGAAAAAGAATTAGGATTCAAACTCCTTACATTGAAAGAGGGGCTTTCTTTAATGAAACAAGAGGAAAAGAAATAA